In Streptomyces sp. NBC_00091, the following proteins share a genomic window:
- a CDS encoding peptidoglycan DD-metalloendopeptidase family protein, whose protein sequence is MLPGSRRALRTVLAAAAALLPALLPATPAAARTAGFAGSCPTIGSITTYYGNGHDGIDIAANYGTPIHAVGDGEVIASGPAQGYGQWIRIQHPDGTVTEYGHMYQRDVSVGEHVTAGQRIALMGSEGQSSGPHLHLRVWASLGDSGGIDPLPYLEERGVDIPCTPGQGPGPGPAPVVHPVESGRVVSARSADGRLEVFAAGSDGVHHAWQTSVSAGWADWENLGGPAGAELAMAPNADGRLEMFAINGNVFQHRYQLSPAGGWSGWENFGGGGHDIAAGTNADGRIEVFASGPAGLFHRYQTAPNGGWSEWEPTGGGPANSRIEMEKSPDGRLEVFALGADTFQHQYQTAVNGGWSTWQNFGGGGHDLSLDHNADGRLEVFASGPNGVFHKYQTSPSSWSDWEPTGGPANAQLTTERTPDGRIEVFAINGTTAMQIWQTDPNAPYSQWAAFGGGGTEITAAVNDDGRIEVFGTSSAGVYHKWQTGFSTWSDWAWVNNTSGPAVN, encoded by the coding sequence ATGCTTCCCGGTTCCCGACGCGCGCTGCGTACGGTTCTCGCGGCGGCGGCCGCCCTGCTGCCCGCACTCCTGCCGGCCACCCCGGCGGCGGCCCGCACCGCCGGCTTCGCCGGGTCCTGCCCGACCATCGGCAGCATCACCACGTACTACGGCAACGGCCACGACGGCATCGACATCGCCGCCAACTACGGTACGCCGATCCACGCCGTGGGTGACGGCGAGGTGATCGCGTCCGGACCCGCCCAGGGCTACGGCCAGTGGATCCGCATCCAGCACCCCGACGGGACGGTGACCGAGTACGGGCACATGTACCAGCGGGACGTTTCGGTCGGTGAGCACGTCACGGCCGGACAGCGCATCGCGCTGATGGGCTCCGAAGGCCAGTCCAGCGGCCCCCACCTCCACCTGAGGGTGTGGGCGTCCCTGGGCGACAGCGGCGGCATCGACCCGCTGCCCTACCTCGAAGAGCGCGGTGTCGACATACCCTGCACCCCGGGCCAGGGGCCGGGTCCCGGTCCTGCTCCGGTGGTGCACCCGGTGGAGTCGGGCCGGGTGGTGTCGGCCCGGTCGGCCGACGGCCGGCTGGAGGTGTTCGCCGCCGGGTCCGACGGGGTCCACCACGCCTGGCAGACCTCGGTGAGCGCGGGCTGGGCGGACTGGGAGAACCTGGGCGGTCCCGCGGGCGCCGAGCTGGCGATGGCTCCGAACGCCGACGGACGCCTGGAGATGTTCGCCATCAACGGCAACGTCTTCCAGCACCGCTACCAGCTCAGCCCCGCCGGCGGCTGGTCCGGCTGGGAGAACTTCGGCGGCGGCGGACACGACATCGCGGCCGGCACCAACGCCGACGGCCGCATCGAGGTCTTCGCCTCCGGGCCCGCCGGCCTCTTCCACAGGTACCAGACCGCGCCCAACGGCGGCTGGTCCGAGTGGGAGCCCACCGGCGGCGGCCCCGCCAACAGCCGCATCGAGATGGAGAAGTCCCCCGACGGCCGGCTCGAGGTCTTCGCCCTGGGCGCCGACACCTTCCAGCACCAGTACCAGACCGCGGTCAACGGCGGCTGGTCCACCTGGCAGAACTTCGGCGGCGGCGGACACGACCTCAGCCTGGACCACAACGCCGACGGCCGCCTCGAGGTCTTCGCCTCCGGCCCCAACGGCGTCTTCCACAAGTACCAGACCAGCCCGAGCAGCTGGTCCGACTGGGAACCGACCGGCGGCCCCGCCAATGCCCAGCTCACCACCGAGCGCACCCCCGACGGGCGCATCGAGGTCTTCGCCATCAACGGCACCACCGCCATGCAGATCTGGCAGACCGACCCCAACGCCCCGTACAGCCAATGGGCCGCCTTCGGCGGCGGCGGCACCGAGATCACCGCGGCGGTGAACGACGACGGCCGCATCGAGGTGTTCGGAACCAGCAGCGCCGGCGTCTACCACAAATGGCAGACCGGCTTCTCCACCTGGTCCGACTGGGCCTGGGTCAACAACACCTCCGGCCCCGCCGTCAACTGA
- a CDS encoding alpha/beta hydrolase family protein translates to MTAQHPTRRSILKSAGGLSAAMALGAGGVLSAATSASAAGDGFGLRIVDRNENDPRMWYYRFDTEAIGWDPAVNVLLPDDYHWSGRTYPVLYLFHGGGTDQDFITFDRERIRDWTAGKPIIVVMPDGGHAGWYSNPVSSNVGPRNWETFHIAQLLPWVEANFRTFAEYDGRAVAGFSMGGFGALKYAAKYWGHFASVSAHSGPASLRRDNGLVGHWANATAAALDLNGGTIYGAPFWDQARVSADNPVERIESYRNKRVFLVAGTSPDPVSWFDTVNETQVLAGQREFRGLLDGAGIPHESYEVPGGHFVRHDLLNRDIDGVIARLRKA, encoded by the coding sequence TTGACCGCGCAGCACCCCACACGCAGGAGCATCCTCAAGTCCGCCGGCGGGCTCTCGGCGGCGATGGCCCTGGGCGCCGGGGGCGTCCTGTCCGCCGCGACCTCGGCCTCGGCGGCCGGTGACGGCTTCGGCCTGCGCATCGTGGACCGCAACGAGAACGACCCCCGGATGTGGTACTACCGCTTCGACACCGAAGCCATCGGCTGGGACCCGGCCGTGAACGTGCTGCTCCCCGACGACTACCACTGGAGCGGTCGCACCTATCCCGTGCTCTACCTCTTCCACGGTGGCGGCACGGACCAGGACTTCATCACCTTCGACCGCGAGCGCATCCGCGACTGGACGGCCGGCAAGCCGATCATCGTGGTCATGCCGGACGGCGGCCACGCGGGCTGGTACTCGAACCCCGTGAGCTCCAACGTCGGCCCCCGCAACTGGGAGACCTTCCACATCGCCCAGCTGCTCCCGTGGGTCGAGGCGAACTTCCGCACCTTCGCCGAGTACGACGGACGCGCGGTCGCCGGCTTCTCGATGGGCGGCTTCGGCGCGCTGAAGTACGCCGCCAAGTACTGGGGCCACTTCGCCTCCGTCAGCGCCCACTCCGGCCCGGCCAGCCTGCGCCGCGACAACGGCCTCGTGGGCCACTGGGCCAACGCCACGGCCGCGGCCCTGGACCTGAACGGCGGCACGATCTACGGCGCCCCCTTCTGGGACCAGGCCCGGGTGAGCGCCGACAACCCGGTGGAGCGCATCGAGAGCTACCGCAACAAGCGGGTCTTCCTCGTCGCGGGCACCAGCCCCGATCCGGTCAGCTGGTTCGACACGGTCAACGAGACCCAGGTCCTCGCCGGGCAGCGGGAGTTCCGCGGCCTGCTCGACGGCGCCGGCATCCCGCACGAGTCGTACGAGGTTCCCGGCGGCCACTTCGTCCGCCACGACCTGCTGAACCGCGACATCGACGGCGTCATCGCACGGCTCCGGAAGGCGTGA
- a CDS encoding short-chain fatty acyl-CoA regulator family protein gives MGKTYAGARLRRLREERRMSQVELARVLGISASYLNQMEHDSRPLTVPVLLRLTEAFGVDPGFFSERDTSRLVADLREALAGEIAQARVSPSDLAELATRMPAVAAVLLDLGRRGQLLSERLAETADGRGGGPAVPRSPHEEIREFFYRRQNYLHDSDLAAEGLAHKVGIRRGDVLRVLSERLADRHGVRLAAGSDRLHHFDDRARVLHLSGRLRPGQRAFRMATQLALLEYGDELDRQAAEDFAPGSPAHALARIGIANYFAAALVLPYRAFHTAAEEFRYDIERLSDHFGLGYETVCHRLSTLQRPRLRGVPFSFVRVDRAGNMSKRQSATGFHFSRAGGTCPLWNVYEAFAAPGRIHVQVAAMPDGQRYLWTARAVTRHRGGWGEPGKTFAIGLGCEIRHASRLVYSDGLDLDNAAAATPIGMGCRLCERLDCPQRAVPPLGRTLAVDENSSTFVPYPVVDGPG, from the coding sequence GTGGGGAAGACGTACGCGGGAGCGCGGCTGCGGCGGCTGCGCGAGGAGCGGCGGATGAGTCAGGTGGAGTTGGCCCGGGTCCTCGGCATCTCGGCCAGCTACCTCAACCAGATGGAACACGACTCGCGCCCGCTCACCGTCCCGGTGCTGCTCCGCCTGACCGAGGCGTTCGGGGTCGACCCCGGTTTCTTCTCCGAGCGCGACACCAGCCGGCTCGTGGCCGACCTGCGCGAGGCGCTCGCCGGTGAGATCGCGCAGGCCCGCGTCTCCCCCTCGGACCTGGCCGAACTGGCCACCCGGATGCCGGCGGTCGCCGCCGTGCTGCTGGACCTGGGGCGGCGCGGCCAACTGCTGTCCGAGCGGCTCGCGGAGACGGCGGACGGCCGCGGCGGCGGACCCGCCGTACCGCGCTCGCCCCACGAGGAGATCCGCGAGTTCTTCTACCGGCGCCAGAACTACCTCCACGACAGCGACCTCGCCGCCGAGGGCCTCGCCCACAAGGTCGGCATCCGCCGCGGGGACGTCCTGCGCGTGCTGTCCGAGCGGCTCGCCGACCGCCACGGGGTCCGGCTGGCGGCCGGGTCCGACCGGCTGCACCACTTCGACGACCGGGCCAGGGTGCTGCACCTGTCCGGCCGCCTCCGGCCCGGCCAGCGGGCGTTCCGGATGGCCACCCAGCTGGCCCTGCTGGAGTACGGCGACGAGCTGGACCGACAGGCGGCCGAGGACTTCGCGCCGGGCTCCCCCGCCCACGCCCTGGCCCGGATCGGCATCGCCAACTACTTCGCCGCCGCGCTCGTCCTCCCGTACCGCGCCTTCCACACGGCCGCCGAGGAGTTCCGCTACGACATCGAGCGGCTGTCCGACCACTTCGGGCTCGGCTACGAGACCGTCTGCCACCGTCTCAGCACCCTCCAGCGGCCCCGGCTGCGCGGGGTGCCCTTCTCCTTCGTCCGGGTGGACCGCGCCGGGAACATGTCCAAGCGGCAGTCCGCCACGGGCTTCCACTTCTCCCGCGCGGGCGGCACCTGCCCGCTGTGGAACGTGTACGAGGCCTTCGCCGCCCCCGGCCGCATCCACGTCCAGGTCGCCGCGATGCCGGACGGGCAGCGGTACTTGTGGACCGCCCGGGCCGTCACCCGCCACCGCGGCGGCTGGGGCGAACCCGGCAAGACCTTCGCGATCGGCCTCGGCTGCGAGATCCGCCACGCCTCCCGCCTCGTCTACTCCGACGGCCTCGACCTCGACAACGCGGCGGCCGCCACCCCCATCGGCATGGGCTGCCGGCTCTGCGAGCGGCTGGACTGCCCCCAGCGGGCCGTACCGCCGCTGGGCCGCACGCTGGCGGTCGACGAGAACAGCAGCACCTTCGTGCCCTACCCCGTCGTGGACGGACCGGGCTGA
- the aceA gene encoding isocitrate lyase, producing the protein MTEANTATAAAQQLERSWAADPRWAGIERTYGALDVVRLSGSVREEHTLARRGAERLWRQLHELDYVHALGALTGGQAVQQVRAGLQAIYLSGWQVAADANQAGHTYPDQSLYPVNSVPQVVRRINNALLRADQIATAEGGNDATDWLAPIVADAEAGFGGPLNAFELTKAMIAAGAAGIHYEDQLASEKKCGHLGGKVLVPTSQHIRTLNAARLAADIAGVPTVIIARTDALAANLLTSDVDERDARFTTGERTAEGFYRVRGGMDPVIARGLAYAPYADLIWVETGTPDLAQAREFAEAIHARYPDRMLAYNCSPSFNWKAALDDDQIAKFQRELGAMGYRFQFITLAGFHSLNHGMFDLARGYAEHGMTAYVDLQEREFASQAQGFTAVRHQREVGTGYFDLVSTAVNPASSTTALSGSTEEEQFH; encoded by the coding sequence ATGACAGAGGCGAACACGGCCACCGCGGCGGCGCAGCAGCTCGAGCGGAGCTGGGCGGCCGACCCGCGATGGGCCGGGATCGAGCGCACCTACGGCGCCCTGGACGTGGTGCGGCTCTCCGGCAGCGTCCGCGAGGAGCACACCCTGGCCCGGCGCGGCGCCGAGCGCCTGTGGCGCCAGCTCCACGAGCTGGACTACGTCCACGCCCTCGGCGCGCTGACCGGCGGCCAGGCCGTCCAGCAGGTACGGGCCGGGCTCCAGGCCATCTACCTCTCCGGCTGGCAGGTCGCCGCCGACGCCAACCAGGCCGGGCACACCTACCCCGACCAGAGCCTGTACCCGGTCAACTCGGTGCCGCAGGTGGTGCGCCGGATCAACAACGCGCTGCTGCGCGCCGACCAGATCGCCACCGCCGAAGGCGGCAACGACGCGACGGACTGGCTCGCCCCGATCGTCGCGGACGCCGAGGCCGGCTTCGGCGGCCCGCTCAACGCCTTCGAGCTGACCAAGGCCATGATCGCGGCCGGCGCGGCCGGCATCCACTACGAGGACCAGCTGGCCTCCGAGAAGAAGTGCGGCCACCTCGGCGGCAAGGTCCTCGTCCCCACCTCCCAGCACATCCGCACCCTCAACGCCGCCCGCCTCGCCGCCGACATCGCCGGCGTCCCGACCGTGATCATCGCCCGCACGGACGCCCTCGCCGCGAACCTCCTGACCAGCGACGTGGACGAGCGCGACGCACGCTTCACCACCGGCGAGCGCACCGCCGAGGGCTTCTACCGCGTGCGCGGCGGCATGGACCCGGTCATCGCACGCGGTCTGGCCTACGCCCCGTACGCCGACCTGATCTGGGTCGAGACCGGTACCCCGGACCTGGCCCAGGCCCGCGAGTTCGCCGAGGCGATCCACGCGCGGTACCCCGACCGGATGCTGGCCTACAACTGCTCCCCGTCCTTCAACTGGAAGGCGGCGCTGGACGACGACCAGATCGCCAAGTTCCAGCGGGAACTGGGCGCCATGGGCTACCGCTTCCAGTTCATCACCCTGGCCGGCTTCCACTCCCTCAACCACGGCATGTTCGACCTCGCCCGCGGCTACGCCGAGCACGGCATGACCGCCTACGTCGACCTCCAGGAACGCGAGTTCGCCTCCCAGGCCCAGGGCTTCACGGCCGTCAGGCACCAGCGCGAGGTCGGCACCGGCTACTTCGACCTGGTCTCCACCGCCGTCAACCCCGCCTCCTCCACCACGGCGCTCTCCGGCTCCACCGAGGAAGAGCAGTTCCACTGA
- a CDS encoding 3-hydroxybutyryl-CoA dehydrogenase — protein MSAAVRRVGVVGGGQMGAGIAEVCARAGLDTVVCEAGATAARAARERVAVSLERAVQRGKLDRISAEDALARLVFSGSLDDLADRQLVIEAVTEGARVKTETFAALDKIVEDPAAVLATNTSSLPVMCLGMATGRADRVVGLHFFNPVPVLPLVEIVSSLHTTADTLATVEAFARDALGKTVIRSQDRAGFVVNALLIPYLLSAIRMAESGYATAADVDAGMELGCAHPMGPLKLADLIGLDTVAAIAQSLYDEFKEPLYAPPPLLRRMVQAGRLGRKSGRGFHTYDRGR, from the coding sequence ATGAGCGCTGCCGTCCGCAGGGTCGGGGTCGTCGGCGGCGGGCAGATGGGCGCCGGGATCGCCGAGGTCTGCGCACGCGCCGGCCTCGACACGGTGGTCTGCGAGGCCGGCGCCACCGCGGCCCGGGCGGCCCGCGAACGCGTGGCCGTCTCCCTCGAACGGGCGGTCCAGCGCGGCAAACTGGACCGGATCTCCGCAGAGGACGCCCTGGCCCGCCTCGTCTTCTCCGGCAGCCTCGACGACCTCGCCGACCGGCAGCTCGTCATCGAGGCCGTCACCGAGGGCGCCCGGGTCAAGACGGAGACCTTCGCCGCCCTCGACAAGATCGTGGAGGATCCGGCGGCCGTCCTCGCCACCAACACCTCCTCCCTGCCCGTGATGTGCCTGGGGATGGCCACAGGCCGCGCCGACCGGGTGGTGGGGCTGCACTTCTTCAACCCCGTCCCCGTCCTGCCCCTGGTGGAGATCGTCTCCTCGCTCCACACCACCGCCGACACCCTGGCGACCGTGGAGGCCTTCGCCCGGGACGCCCTGGGCAAGACGGTCATCCGCTCGCAGGACCGGGCCGGATTCGTCGTCAATGCCCTGCTGATCCCCTATCTGCTTTCGGCCATTCGCATGGCCGAGTCCGGCTATGCCACCGCCGCCGACGTCGACGCGGGCATGGAACTGGGCTGCGCCCACCCGATGGGACCGCTCAAGCTCGCCGACCTGATCGGACTCGACACCGTCGCCGCCATCGCGCAGTCCCTCTACGACGAGTTCAAGGAACCCCTCTACGCCCCGCCCCCACTGCTCCGGCGCATGGTCCAGGCGGGCCGGCTGGGCCGCAAGAGCGGCCGCGGGTTCCACACGTACGACCGGGGCCGATGA
- the metE gene encoding 5-methyltetrahydropteroyltriglutamate--homocysteine S-methyltransferase, translating into MTPESTAAAARATVYGYPRQGGDRELKKAVEGYWKGGVSAGALHETARELRRANWRQLADAGITEVPTGDFSYYDHVLDTSVMVGAVPARHRAAVEADALDGYFAMARGTQEVAPLEMTKWFDTNYHYLVPELGPDTAFTADSTKQVAELEEALALGHTARPVLVGPVTYLLLAKPAPAAAPGFDPLTLLDRLLPVYARILADLRAAGAAWVQLDEPALVQDRTPAELNAAARAYRELGGLTDRPRLLVASYFDRLGEALPVLAKAPVEGLALDFTGPAAPNLADLAAVGGLPGKRLVAGVVNGRNIWINDYEKSLGTLATLLGLAGRVDVAASCSLLHVPLDAAAERDTDPQIRRWFAFARQKAAEIATLARALTRGTDTIAAELAANRADLASRANSALTRDPGVRARAAAVTDTDARRSEPYPRRAAAQRAHLGLPLLPTTSIGSFPQTADLRTARAELRSGALDRAGYEERIKAEIRAVVAFQEKAGLDVLVHGEPERNDMVQYFAERLTGFLATRHGWVQSYGTRYVRPPVLAGDVSRPAPMTVRWTTYAQAQTGRPVKGMLTGPVTMLAWSFVRDDQPLGDTARQVALALRDEVADLEAAGTAVIQVDEPALRETLPLRSCGRAEYLDWATGAFRLTTGGALPRTQIHTHMCYAEFGDIVGAIDALDADVISLEAARSHMRVADELAGAGYPREVGPGVWDIHSPRVPSTAEAAALLRRGLEAVPAERLWVNPDCGLKTRGWTETRASLENLVEAARQVRAEVSAETA; encoded by the coding sequence GTGACCCCCGAGTCCACAGCCGCGGCAGCACGAGCCACTGTGTACGGATACCCCCGCCAGGGAGGTGACCGGGAACTGAAGAAGGCCGTCGAGGGCTACTGGAAGGGCGGCGTCAGCGCCGGAGCCCTCCACGAGACCGCCCGCGAACTGCGCCGCGCGAACTGGCGGCAGCTGGCCGACGCCGGCATCACCGAAGTGCCGACCGGCGACTTCTCGTACTACGACCACGTGCTGGACACCAGCGTGATGGTCGGCGCCGTCCCCGCCCGCCACCGCGCCGCCGTCGAAGCGGACGCGCTCGACGGCTACTTCGCCATGGCCCGCGGCACCCAGGAGGTGGCGCCCCTGGAGATGACCAAGTGGTTCGACACCAACTACCACTACCTCGTCCCCGAACTCGGCCCGGACACCGCCTTCACGGCCGACTCCACGAAGCAGGTGGCCGAACTCGAAGAGGCCCTCGCACTCGGCCACACGGCGCGCCCGGTCCTCGTCGGGCCGGTCACCTACCTGCTCCTGGCCAAGCCCGCCCCTGCCGCAGCCCCCGGCTTCGATCCGCTCACCCTGCTGGACCGGCTGCTCCCGGTGTACGCGCGGATCCTCGCCGACCTGCGCGCCGCCGGCGCCGCCTGGGTGCAGCTGGACGAGCCCGCCCTGGTGCAGGACCGGACCCCCGCCGAGCTGAACGCCGCCGCCCGCGCCTACCGCGAGCTCGGCGGCCTGACCGACCGGCCCCGGCTGCTCGTGGCCTCGTACTTCGACCGGCTCGGCGAAGCCCTCCCGGTGCTGGCCAAGGCCCCCGTCGAAGGCCTCGCCCTCGACTTCACCGGGCCCGCCGCCCCGAACCTCGCCGACCTCGCGGCCGTCGGCGGCCTGCCCGGCAAGCGCCTCGTCGCGGGCGTGGTCAACGGCCGCAACATCTGGATCAACGACTACGAGAAGTCCCTGGGCACCCTCGCGACCCTCCTCGGACTCGCCGGCCGGGTCGACGTCGCCGCCTCCTGCTCGCTGCTCCACGTACCGCTGGACGCCGCGGCCGAGCGGGACACCGATCCGCAGATCCGCCGCTGGTTCGCCTTCGCCCGCCAGAAGGCCGCCGAGATCGCCACCCTGGCCCGCGCCCTCACCCGGGGCACCGACACGATCGCCGCCGAACTGGCCGCGAACCGCGCCGATCTCGCGTCCCGCGCGAACTCCGCGCTCACCCGCGACCCCGGGGTACGGGCCAGAGCGGCGGCCGTCACCGACACCGACGCCCGCCGCAGCGAGCCGTACCCCCGGCGGGCCGCCGCCCAGCGCGCGCACCTGGGCCTGCCCCTGCTCCCCACGACGAGCATCGGCTCCTTCCCGCAGACCGCCGACCTGCGCACGGCCCGCGCCGAGCTGCGCTCGGGAGCCCTCGACCGGGCCGGGTACGAGGAGCGGATCAAGGCGGAGATCCGGGCGGTCGTCGCCTTCCAGGAGAAGGCCGGCCTCGACGTGCTCGTGCACGGCGAGCCCGAGCGCAACGACATGGTCCAGTACTTCGCCGAGCGGCTCACGGGCTTCCTCGCCACCCGGCACGGCTGGGTGCAGTCCTACGGCACCCGCTACGTCCGCCCGCCGGTCCTCGCCGGCGACGTCTCCCGCCCCGCGCCGATGACGGTGCGCTGGACCACCTACGCGCAGGCGCAGACGGGCCGCCCGGTCAAGGGGATGCTGACCGGCCCCGTCACCATGCTCGCCTGGTCCTTCGTACGCGACGACCAGCCGCTCGGCGACACCGCCCGCCAGGTGGCCCTCGCCCTGCGCGACGAGGTGGCGGACCTGGAGGCCGCGGGGACCGCCGTCATCCAGGTCGACGAGCCGGCCCTGCGGGAGACCCTCCCGCTACGGTCCTGCGGCCGTGCGGAGTACCTGGACTGGGCCACCGGGGCCTTCCGGCTCACCACCGGCGGCGCCCTTCCGCGGACCCAGATCCACACGCACATGTGCTACGCGGAGTTCGGCGACATCGTCGGGGCCATCGACGCCCTGGACGCCGACGTCATCAGCCTGGAGGCCGCCCGCTCGCACATGCGGGTCGCGGACGAACTGGCCGGCGCGGGCTACCCGCGCGAGGTCGGCCCCGGGGTCTGGGACATCCACTCGCCCCGGGTCCCCTCCACCGCGGAGGCGGCCGCCCTCCTGCGCAGGGGGCTCGAGGCCGTACCGGCCGAGCGGCTCTGGGTGAACCCGGACTGCGGCCTCAAGACGCGCGGCTGGACGGAGACGAGGGCCTCCCTGGAGAACCTCGTGGAAGCGGCCCGGCAGGTGCGCGCGGAGGTCTCCGCCGAGACGGCGTGA
- a CDS encoding MFS transporter — MATTPLPTTAKSPAPPPRSVLRDTSFLRLWAGTTASGLATWALPFVLGLAVLHRDLGAAGLGLVLAARTVGFLAAVAVGGVLADRHSRRAAVLWSALAAAAAAPLLAAGLGRSVVLMTAAAALAGAGQGACRPAFQALVAETVDPGRRQQANAAMTMAVRGCTLAGPALTALLAAFLDVRTLLLGIALLWLVAALVPGKGKGKGKGKGNAAAPDPADGPPAPRAGFRAEFLEGIREARRHPWFLAGLSALAAVIALGYSATSVALPLISRDRYGTEWVLAAAVTAYTVGALAGALVMARLRPRSQGWAAFAGLAAYGFAPLSLMLPVHPLVVVAAYAVAGIGIELFNVPWFTATQREVDPGKLARVSSLDFLVSYGLAPVGLALIAPAVEAFGVTAVLAVCAAACFLVPAAAALVPTARHFARTAPAARD, encoded by the coding sequence GTGGCCACCACACCCCTGCCGACGACGGCCAAGAGCCCTGCCCCGCCCCCGCGTTCGGTCCTGCGCGACACCTCGTTCCTGCGGCTGTGGGCGGGTACCACCGCCTCCGGCCTCGCGACCTGGGCCCTGCCCTTCGTCCTCGGGCTCGCCGTACTGCACCGCGACCTCGGCGCGGCCGGCCTCGGCCTGGTCCTCGCCGCGCGCACCGTCGGCTTCCTCGCCGCCGTCGCCGTCGGCGGCGTCCTGGCCGACCGGCACTCCCGCCGCGCGGCCGTCCTGTGGTCGGCCCTCGCGGCGGCGGCCGCCGCGCCGCTGCTCGCCGCCGGACTCGGCCGCTCCGTCGTCCTGATGACGGCCGCCGCCGCCCTCGCGGGCGCCGGACAGGGCGCCTGCCGCCCGGCGTTCCAGGCGCTCGTCGCCGAGACCGTCGACCCCGGGCGCCGCCAGCAGGCCAACGCCGCCATGACCATGGCCGTACGCGGCTGCACGCTCGCCGGGCCCGCCCTGACGGCGTTGCTCGCCGCCTTCCTCGACGTCCGGACGCTGCTCCTCGGCATCGCGCTGCTCTGGCTGGTCGCCGCGCTCGTCCCGGGCAAGGGCAAGGGCAAGGGCAAGGGCAAGGGCAACGCCGCCGCCCCGGACCCGGCGGACGGGCCGCCCGCCCCGCGCGCCGGCTTCCGCGCCGAGTTCCTGGAGGGGATACGCGAGGCACGCCGCCACCCCTGGTTCCTCGCCGGACTCTCCGCCCTCGCCGCCGTCATCGCGCTCGGCTACTCCGCCACCAGCGTCGCCCTGCCGCTGATCAGCCGGGACCGCTACGGCACCGAGTGGGTGCTGGCCGCGGCCGTGACCGCCTACACCGTGGGCGCGCTCGCGGGGGCCCTGGTCATGGCCCGCCTCCGGCCGCGCTCGCAGGGCTGGGCCGCCTTCGCCGGGCTGGCCGCGTACGGCTTCGCGCCGCTGAGCCTGATGCTGCCCGTGCACCCGCTCGTGGTCGTCGCCGCGTACGCCGTCGCCGGGATCGGCATAGAACTGTTCAACGTGCCCTGGTTCACGGCCACCCAGCGCGAGGTCGACCCGGGCAAGCTGGCCCGCGTCTCCTCACTGGACTTCCTCGTGTCCTACGGCCTGGCGCCGGTCGGGCTGGCCCTGATCGCCCCGGCCGTCGAGGCCTTCGGGGTCACGGCCGTCCTCGCCGTCTGCGCCGCCGCCTGCTTCCTCGTACCGGCCGCCGCGGCGCTGGTGCCCACCGCCCGGCACTTCGCGCGGACGGCTCCGGCGGCGCGGGACTGA
- a CDS encoding ABC transporter substrate-binding protein — MRHPARLGIALTLALATAGCSTAAGDGSRAAPGPTAEAASVASCGQPLSFARPPERTVALDQTSTETLLELGLQDRMAGTANLKTKMPAPYEAAYAKIPVIAPKIATGEQLRAATPDFVVAGSADLFTKDRAGTREELSALKVPTFVSAVDCPRQNPAGKTPFELLFSDYENLGRIFGAGERAGRLAADQRAAVARAGENASRVPRGADQPTVVYLYSVFNGMPYVAGKSGLPSEMSRIVGAKNAFDDVDEDWPEVSWEEVAKRDPDFIVIGDLSERGRPGDSAAEKRAAMTQHPVISQLGAVRERRILEVPGIELDPSVRSVHALGLLAAGMKDLGYVR; from the coding sequence ATGCGCCACCCCGCCCGCCTCGGTATCGCCCTCACCCTCGCCCTCGCCACCGCGGGCTGCTCCACGGCAGCCGGCGACGGCTCCAGAGCCGCCCCCGGGCCGACTGCGGAGGCGGCCTCCGTCGCCAGCTGCGGCCAGCCGCTCTCCTTCGCCCGGCCTCCGGAGCGGACCGTGGCCCTGGACCAGACCTCGACCGAGACCCTGCTCGAACTGGGGCTCCAGGACCGGATGGCGGGAACCGCCAACCTCAAGACGAAGATGCCCGCGCCCTACGAGGCGGCGTACGCCAAGATCCCGGTCATCGCCCCCAAGATCGCCACCGGCGAGCAACTTCGGGCCGCCACCCCCGACTTCGTCGTCGCCGGCTCCGCCGACCTCTTCACCAAGGACCGGGCCGGCACCCGCGAGGAGCTGTCCGCCCTCAAGGTCCCCACCTTCGTCAGCGCAGTGGACTGCCCCCGGCAGAACCCGGCCGGCAAGACCCCCTTCGAGCTGCTCTTCTCCGACTACGAGAACCTGGGCAGGATCTTCGGCGCCGGGGAACGGGCGGGCAGGCTGGCCGCCGACCAGCGCGCCGCCGTCGCCAGGGCCGGGGAGAACGCCTCCAGGGTTCCCCGGGGCGCGGACCAGCCCACCGTGGTCTACCTCTACTCCGTCTTCAACGGCATGCCGTACGTGGCCGGCAAGAGCGGCCTGCCCAGCGAGATGAGCCGGATCGTGGGTGCGAAGAACGCCTTCGACGACGTGGACGAGGACTGGCCCGAGGTGTCCTGGGAGGAAGTCGCCAAGCGCGACCCGGACTTCATCGTGATCGGCGACCTCTCCGAGCGCGGGCGGCCCGGCGACAGCGCCGCCGAGAAGCGCGCCGCCATGACCCAGCACCCGGTGATCTCCCAGCTGGGCGCGGTGCGCGAGCGCAGGATCCTCGAGGTGCCGGGCATCGAACTGGACCCATCGGTGCGCTCCGTGCACGCCCTGGGGCTGCTGGCGGCCGGCATGAAGGACCTCGGGTATGTCCGCTGA